The Burkholderiales bacterium DNA segment CGTCCGCCCAATACGATGAGGCCGCGCTCATAGTCCAGCCCGTCCTTGTGCCGCACCAGCCGCATGGAAAGCACATTGCCGTAGCTCAATAACACCCGCTCATGGCCTGAAAAGGTGGATTTCTTCTCAAACCGCAGCAACACCGAAGCCGGTGCCGACTTATTGAAAGGCGCTGGAAGCAGCGAAGCCAGCCCCTCCAAATTCGATTCGAGCAGTATATCATTGATTTTATTGCTTAAGTTTATGCTGCCGCGCCATTCGGCGGAGCCGCGCAGATAAGACTGAAACGGCAAGACCACTTTACTTCCCAATGCCGCCGCATTCACTTTGCCGCGCGCCGCAATGCGCACGCTGCGATCAGGCTGGGTGGCGATGCTCACACTTGCGGTCCCGCCGAGAATCTGCGCGCTTAAATCCTGCGCCTGCATCGCCGCCTCGGAAAATTGCAGCCTGCCTTTTACTTGTTCAATCGGCGGCAGATCGGGCCCGAACGACAACTGGTTACCGTGGAACTGGTAAGTCCCCGCGACCTTGGTTTGCTCACGCTGATGCAAGGGGATCTCGAGCTTCAACAGCAATTTTCCGTCGCCGCTGGCATGTACGTTTTCGGTAAAACTGCCAATCATGCTGCTGACCGGGGAATGGCCGATGAAATTCAAAAAATTCGCTGCCTGTGCCTGGGCCTCGACGTCGATTTGCAACACCTCTTGAGGGTTGCCGAGCTCGGGAATCACCGCGTCGATCCGGGAAAGCTTGATGCCGAGAATCTCCGCTTCGCTTCCGCGGATTTCCACGCGGTTACCGCGGAGCTGCATTGCGGCGGTGATGTTTTCTATTTTCGGCCACTCCTGAGAATACTCGAGCGAAATGCCGGTTGCCCTGGCCGTGACCTGGAACAAGCCTTGGCTCTCGTCGGCAAAAGGAAAATCGGCGAGGTTGCCGCGCATAGTGAGCTGCAAATCGTTGAATGCGCCGCCACCCAAAGCCGTAACCAGCCACTCGCGGGTCTTTTGCGGCACCCGCAAAGGCAAATAGCGATTAACCTGTTTCGCTTCCACGCGAGTCACATGGGCGTTCAAATCAACGATGCCGGGGCCTTCGCTTACCGTCCGGTAACTGCCGCTGGCGCTGCCGGAAAGGTGTGCATTAGCAAACACCATATTGCTTAAGCTGTACTGCGTACCGCTGTTTTCTGCCTTCCAGTCCAACCGGGCCTTGAAGCTTTCAAATTGCAGCGCCTCCTCGAACACCTTCGGCAGACCGAGCTTGATGTTTTTTGCTTCCAGGTTGATTTGGCCGGTCTGTTGATTGCCTTCAACGCTACCGCTCACATTGTTGAAACCCGGCCAGGCTTCGTAAGCCTTAAGCGCGAGACGTTCAAACCTGCCTTTAACACTGTAACTCTCGGGCTTCGGCAGATCTCCGTTCCATTTCAGCGCCACATCGTAAACGCTGCCTTTCGGCGCAAGGCTGGCAAGCCGTTGCCGCAATTCCGGGTTGAGCGGCAGGCGATCGGCCAGCGCCGCCAGCGGTTCCAGATCAAGCACCCCGGCTTCAAATTCGCCGCGCAACGCCTGGCCCTCGAACGCAGGATAAATCCGCACCACGAAATCCACAGGCTTCAAGCTCAACCCGCCTTGAGCCGCCAGGCTTAATTTCGCCGCTGAGAGCTCAAAACCATGATCCAGCGTTTTCCAGCCCAGTCTGCCGTTGAGCGAGTCAAGATCGAGCTCCGGCAGATCGGGGCGCAACCGCGTTTTCACTTGGCTTAATTGCAAGTCAGCGGTGATTTCCTTGATTTGCGCATTGTCTACGGTGAGCCGCAGGCGCAGCGCGCCGCTGCCCTTTTGCACCTCGATGGGATAGGGCAGCCAAGTGCGCCATGCCACCAGATCGGCGTAATCCACTTGCGCAAACAGCGTGCCCTGCCACTTGTCCAAATCGTCCGGATCGAAGCTGTCGCCGCTAAAGTCCCCTTCGATTTCCAGCGGCGCGGCGAGATCTGGCGGCGGCGATGCACGCAAGCTCAGGCGGTGGCGATCGCCGCTGTTTTCAATGCGCAGCATGACGCTGTTTAATACCAGTTGCGGCGCTCCGAGTTTCTCGTCCTTCCACAGAATCAACGCGTCGCGGATGACCAGGTGCTCCTGCTTGAGCAGCCAGTCGGTAAAACCCTGGTCCGCGTCGTGCCGGCTTAACGCCACGCCGGCCACATGCACGACGCCTTCAGTATCACGGCGTATGCTCAGATTGGGTTGTTTGAATTCCAGCGAATAAAGGCGCACGCCGCCGGCGAGCAAAGACTCCCAGGACAGCGTAGTCTCGACCCGTTTCAACACCAGTGCCGGGTGGTCATTTGGGTCGAAGACTTGCACGTCGTCGAACACCAGATGCGGACGGTAGCCGTCCCAGTCCGCAGCGATCTTGCCGATAGTAATGCGCTGGCCGACGAGGGTACTCGCGGCTTGCGCGATGTCCTCACTGTAGTTTTCAATGTTGGGCAGGATCCAATAGCGCAAGCTCAGCACCACCGCTGCCAGGGCCAGGAGCGCAAACATGAAAAGCGAAAGCAGGAGCCGCTTAACCGGCTTTATTATCCGGGATAATGGACCATTCATGATTCAGAATTTGCCAAAGGCTGTGGCCGGCAACGTCTCTCGCGGTATTGTTGAGATAGGCTCTAGACAATAAAATGGCAACTCGGTTGCAAGGTGCCGCGCATCGTCCTAAACAACAGGCAATTTAAACCCGCATTGTAACGCGATTCCCCCATGCATATACCCGAAAAGCCTGATGCCGCCTCACTTCGCGAGCATGAACGACTGATCGCGCGGGCGCTGGCTTTGAGCCGTTTTGCCCGGCGGCTGATTGAACGCGAGCCGCAGCTCAAAGATGCCGTCGCAAACAGCCTGCACCGGCCTTTCACCCCAGAACGGATGCGCACGTTTCTGGATGACGCAAACGACGCGGCAGGTCTTTACCGGATG contains these protein-coding regions:
- a CDS encoding YhdP family protein translates to MNGPLSRIIKPVKRLLLSLFMFALLALAAVVLSLRYWILPNIENYSEDIAQAASTLVGQRITIGKIAADWDGYRPHLVFDDVQVFDPNDHPALVLKRVETTLSWESLLAGGVRLYSLEFKQPNLSIRRDTEGVVHVAGVALSRHDADQGFTDWLLKQEHLVIRDALILWKDEKLGAPQLVLNSVMLRIENSGDRHRLSLRASPPPDLAAPLEIEGDFSGDSFDPDDLDKWQGTLFAQVDYADLVAWRTWLPYPIEVQKGSGALRLRLTVDNAQIKEITADLQLSQVKTRLRPDLPELDLDSLNGRLGWKTLDHGFELSAAKLSLAAQGGLSLKPVDFVVRIYPAFEGQALRGEFEAGVLDLEPLAALADRLPLNPELRQRLASLAPKGSVYDVALKWNGDLPKPESYSVKGRFERLALKAYEAWPGFNNVSGSVEGNQQTGQINLEAKNIKLGLPKVFEEALQFESFKARLDWKAENSGTQYSLSNMVFANAHLSGSASGSYRTVSEGPGIVDLNAHVTRVEAKQVNRYLPLRVPQKTREWLVTALGGGAFNDLQLTMRGNLADFPFADESQGLFQVTARATGISLEYSQEWPKIENITAAMQLRGNRVEIRGSEAEILGIKLSRIDAVIPELGNPQEVLQIDVEAQAQAANFLNFIGHSPVSSMIGSFTENVHASGDGKLLLKLEIPLHQREQTKVAGTYQFHGNQLSFGPDLPPIEQVKGRLQFSEAAMQAQDLSAQILGGTASVSIATQPDRSVRIAARGKVNAAALGSKVVLPFQSYLRGSAEWRGSINLSNKINDILLESNLEGLASLLPAPFNKSAPASVLLRFEKKSTFSGHERVLLSYGNVLSMRLVRHKDGLDYERGLIVLGGRAGVPDKNGIWVSGALKSFDFDQWHTVLAQSDSGLGLDLAGIDVKLGTLDVLGRRFGETRVSARHQGGDWKATLAGAEVNGELNWYPQGKGKLVARLANLVIPEPLPEKNSAATQESEQRDFPALDIVAENFSLGDNPLGRLELQAVQQGRDWRIENLRLSNADSVLALDGSWLNFSVQPQTRVNVKLEVSDIGNLMARLKLPEGIKHGSAKLEGALYWGGSPQHIDYATLSGNLQLNAEKGQFVKLDSGVAKLLGILSLQALPRRALLDFRDIFSEGFAFDDITSSLNLNQGVATTENFHMRGPAATVNMSGAVDLAQETQNLKVRVAPSFVDSLALAGFLGGPIIGITAFLVQKALKDPLGQMIVYEYNVTGTWTDPVVIKPDSSFLPIPFLQNR